A window from Triticum aestivum cultivar Chinese Spring chromosome 6D, IWGSC CS RefSeq v2.1, whole genome shotgun sequence encodes these proteins:
- the LOC123145470 gene encoding putative E3 ubiquitin-protein ligase RING1a, whose product MAESPRSAPRRTPAAKSGAGLLSPRFRSAAELAGWDEESILLAALVVEDTPVRESRRKRRPSGSSTAGGSAGSNTRKRRSRRQSADETPIPPVALVLDDDEKPNDHEGGKKEVKQAEEEKEKVSVVDGKEKSGSAKEGEAAASGELPCMDRLREELSCAICLDICYQPSTTPCGHSFCMQCLKHAASKCGKRCPKCRQLISNSRSCTINTVLWNTIQLLFPSEVEARKSSMASSSASKDDVKQSLPRSNNYTQVGVRNTSGSSSFTTQDYTRIGNSTRSSLAAGGRRSMPVPGTMNTSSGSSDTQGRSTRSRDSGRGFVRASELVATRSSARSGQSDDASLAYRLQQEEFMTAFDNEGGERQPQNTISTARANLRAMASRAERAVLLRDNEGERQPQDTISTARANLRAMASRAERAVLLRDSEGERQPQNTISTARANLRDMASRAERAALLRARGWPL is encoded by the exons ATGGCGGAGAGCCCTAGGTCCGCACCACGGCGGACGCCTGCCGCCAAGAGCGGCGCGGGCCTGCTCAGTCCCCGGTTCCGctcggcggccgagctggccggctGGGACGAGGAGTCCATCCTCCTCGCGGCGCTCGTCGTCGAGGACACGCCGGTCCGCGAGTCCCGCCGCAAGAGGCGGCCCTCCGGCTCCTCCACGGCGGGCGGCAGCGCCGGATCTAACACCAG GAAGCGGAGGTCGCGGAGGCAGTCGGCGGATGAGACACCGATCCCGCCCGTGGCGCTTGTGCTCGACGACGACGAGAAGCCGAACGACCATGAAG GTGGCAAGAAGGAGGTAaagcaggcggaggaggagaaggagaaggttTCTGTGGTGGATGGGAAGGAGAAGTCCGGATCTGCCAAGGAAGGAGAAGCAGCGGCGAGTGGCGAGCTGCCGTGTATGGATCGGCTTAGGGAGGAGCTGTCTTGCGCT ATTTGCTTGGATATCTGCTATCAGCCAAGTACCACGCCTTGTGGTCACAG CTTTTGCATGCAATGCTTAAAACATGCCGCCTCTAAGTGTGGAAAGCGGTGCCCAAAATGCCGTCAGTTAATCAG TAATTCAAGATCTTGCACTATCAACACAGTGCTCTGGAACACCATCCAACTCCTATTTCCTAGCGAAGTTGAGGCGAGGAAGAGCTCCATGGCCTCATCCTCAGCAAGCAAGGACGATGTGAAGCAAAGCCTACCAAGAAGCAACAACTATACACAAGTTGGCGTTAGGAACACCAGTGGCAGTAGCAGCTTCACCACACAGGACTACACTAGAATAGGCAACAGCACCAGGAGCTCCTTAGCAGCAGGCGGCAGAAGAAGTATGCCGGTCCCAGGAACCATGAACACCAGCAGTGGGAGCTCTGACACACAGGGTAGGAGCACAAGAAGCAGAGACAGTGGCAGAGGCTTTGTCCGGGCGTCAGAGTTGGTTGCCACCAGGAGTTCAGCGCGGTCAGGCCAATCTGACGACGCTTCACTTGCATACAGGTTGCAGCAGGAGGAGTTCATGACAGCTTTCGATAATGAGGGGGGAGAGAGGCAGCCACAGAACACCATATCTACTGCCCGAGCAAATTTGAGAGCTATGGCCTCTCGAGCCGAGAGGGCAGTTCTCCTTCGTGACAATGAGGGAGAGAGGCAGCCACAGGACACCATATCTACTGCCCGAGCAAATTTGAGAGCTATGGCCTCTCGGGCCGAGAGGGCAGTTCTCCTTCGTGacagtgagggagagaggcagccACAGAACACCATATCTACTGCCCGAGCAAATTTGAGAGATATGGCCTCTCGGGCCGAGAGGGCAGCTCTCCTTCGTGCTCGCGGCTGGCCTCTTTAG
- the LOC123141801 gene encoding dirigent protein 15, producing MAWPSLAVPLVFGSFFILAMADPSFVCPILPCEREISLRLYLHQVIDGPDHNQVVTVSSRHPAWFGTTAVIDWTVTDAPQRGATIVARAKGMQVQADVEGPGWFHYFTMVFEDPRFGGSTLAVMGQYLSEGEMAIMGGTGEFAMARGVIKFRTVKNTAHESYKQLDIHTFYVPTRGNTTITPITVI from the exons ATGGCCTGGCCTAGCCTGGCCGTGCCCCTTGTGTTTGGGTCGTTCTTCATCCTAGCCATGGCTGACCCTTCATTTGTGTGCCCCATTCTTCCTTGTGAGCGTGAGATAAGCCTGCGCTTGTACTTGCACCAAGTTATTGATGGGCCAGACCACAACCAGGTAGTAACCGTTAGTTCTCGCCACCCGGCTTGGTTCGGCACGACCGCCGTCATCGATTGGACAGTCACCGACGCGCCTCAACGCGGTGCGACTATTGTCGCTCGCGCGAAAGGCATGCAAGTGCAGGCGGACGTAGAGGGTCCTGGCTGGTTCCACTATTTCACCATGGTGTTCGAAGATCCAAG GTTCGGTGGATCGACGCTTGCAGTGATGGGTCAGTATCTATCAGAAGGCGAGATGGCTATTATGGGCGGGACAGGAGAGTTCGCCATGGCGCGTGGCGTCATCAAGTTCAGAACAGTCAAGAACACTGCCCATGAGAGCTACAAACAACTTGATATCCACACATTCTATGTCCCAACTCGT GGCAATACAACCATTACACCCATTACCGTCATCTAG